A region of the Flintibacter sp. KGMB00164 genome:
GGCGGAGATCCCCGCCATCATCTACCAGGCCTTTACCCGTCTTGGCCTGAAGCGCTTCCAGATCCGGGTCAACAACCGCAAGGTTTTGAACGGTTTCTACGCCATGCTGGGCCTCACCGAGAAGTCCGGCGAAATCATGCGCACGGTGGACAAGCTGGATAAGATCGGCGCCGAGAAGGTCAAGGAGCTGCTCATGGAGGAGGAGATCGGCCTCACCGATGAGCAGGCCGGCGAGATTCTCACCTTCATTGCCATCACCGGCTCCAACGAGGCGGTTCTCTCCGCTCTGGAGGGCTACCGCGGCCGCAACGAGATCTTTGACCAGGGCCTGGATGAGCTGAACACCGTGGTCAAATATCTGGCTGCCTTTGGCGTGCCCCAGACCCACTTCGCCGTGGACCTGACCATCGCCCGCGGTCTGGACTACTACACCGGCACCGTCTACGAGACCACCATGCTGGACCACCCGGAGATCGGTTCCATCTGCTCCGGCGGTCGTTACGATAACCTGGCGGAATATTATACCGATAAACAACTCCCCGGAGTTGGCATTTCCATCGGTTTGACCCGTTTGTTCTTCGTTTTGGAGGATCAGGGCTACCTCAACGATGCCCTGAACACCGCTCCCGCTGACGTGCTGATCCTGCCCATGACCGATGACCTCTCCCCCGCTATCGCTCTGGCCACCACCCTGCGCCAGGCCGGCATCCGCACCCAGATCCACGCCGAGCAGAAGAAGTTCAAGCAGAAGATCTCCTATGCCGACAAGCTGTCCATTCCTTACGCCGTGTTCCTGGGCGAGGACGAGATTTCTTCCGGCGTGTGCGCCGTGAAGGACCTGGCCTCCGGCGAGCAGGTAAAGCTCTCTCCCGCCGAGGCGGTGGCCCACATCCAGGCGGGCCTGGACAAGCTCAATCAGGGTAAGCCCATCCTGGATAAGGGGGAGTAACCTCTCCCCTCCCCTGCCAGAGGCAAAACGAAGTTTTGCATAAAGCTTTTTTGCCTACTTTTTTCTCGAAAAAAGTAGGGCCCCTTCCGTCCCCAGGCGTACGAAAGGAGTGCAAACGGTGAAGAAAAAATTTCTGATTTCAGCGATTTTGATTCTCGCCCTCCTGGTAGGGGGTACCCTGTGGTACACCCGGCCTATGACCCTTTCTCAGCTTTGCCCAGAGGTGGATTTGAGCCAGTGCTCCTCCATCACGGTTTACTACGAAGTGGTGCCCAGCGGCGGGAGAAGTAAGGAATTGGTTTTGGAACCAGATGACCCCGCCTTTGACTCTCTGTTGAAGGAGCTTCAGGACCGGACCTTCTCCCGTTCCCTCATCAGTTTGCTTCCCTGGGTAGACTCTCAGTCCGCGCAACCGGAGGACGGAGACTTTTCGTGGGAGCTTATGCTAACATTTGAA
Encoded here:
- the hisS gene encoding histidine--tRNA ligase, with amino-acid sequence MSKIQPRTLSGFMELLPARQAQFDRMVEILRETYSLYGFTPLDTPLIEASEVLLAKGGGETEKQIYRFMKGDTDLSLRFDLTVPLAKYVALNYSKLTFPFRRFQIGKVYRGERAQRGRFREFYQADIDVIGDGKLDISNEAEIPAIIYQAFTRLGLKRFQIRVNNRKVLNGFYAMLGLTEKSGEIMRTVDKLDKIGAEKVKELLMEEEIGLTDEQAGEILTFIAITGSNEAVLSALEGYRGRNEIFDQGLDELNTVVKYLAAFGVPQTHFAVDLTIARGLDYYTGTVYETTMLDHPEIGSICSGGRYDNLAEYYTDKQLPGVGISIGLTRLFFVLEDQGYLNDALNTAPADVLILPMTDDLSPAIALATTLRQAGIRTQIHAEQKKFKQKISYADKLSIPYAVFLGEDEISSGVCAVKDLASGEQVKLSPAEAVAHIQAGLDKLNQGKPILDKGE